In one Streptomyces sp. T12 genomic region, the following are encoded:
- a CDS encoding YbjN domain-containing protein, with protein MSIDPSSIPNFGGQQQPQPGPPPGPVVPDQDLVKQLLDQMELKYVVDDEGDLAAPWEQFRTYFMFRGEGDQQVFSVRTFYDRPHKIDEKPLLLESIDDWNRRTLWPKVYSHTHDDGTVRLIGEAQMLIGTGVALEHFVSSTVSWVRAAIEFDKWLVEQLGLEQEINEAEKPEEEDGE; from the coding sequence GTGAGCATCGACCCGTCCTCGATTCCGAACTTCGGGGGTCAGCAGCAGCCGCAGCCCGGCCCGCCGCCCGGCCCCGTTGTCCCGGATCAGGACCTCGTGAAGCAGCTCCTGGACCAGATGGAGCTGAAGTACGTCGTCGACGACGAGGGTGACCTCGCGGCGCCGTGGGAGCAGTTCCGTACGTATTTCATGTTCCGTGGTGAGGGTGACCAGCAGGTCTTCTCGGTGCGGACGTTCTACGACCGGCCCCACAAGATCGACGAGAAGCCCCTGCTTCTGGAGTCGATCGACGACTGGAACCGCCGGACGCTGTGGCCGAAGGTCTACAGCCACACGCACGACGACGGCACCGTCCGCCTGATCGGCGAGGCGCAGATGCTGATCGGCACGGGCGTGGCCCTGGAGCACTTCGTCTCGTCGACGGTCAGCTGGGTGCGGGCCGCGATCGAGTTCGACAAGTGGCTCGTCGAGCAGCTCGGCCTGGAGCAGGAGATCAACGAGGCGGAGAAGCCCGAGGAAGAAGACGGCGAGTAA